A stretch of Pseudolysobacter antarcticus DNA encodes these proteins:
- a CDS encoding acyl-CoA dehydrogenase family protein — MADSGRLNLNPVDLYDIRSMLSDDERMVQDTVARFTDERVLPIIGDCFDKGVFPLDLIPEIAELGLLGSSLPSQYGGAEMNAVSYGLICQELERGDSGIRSFVSVQSSLCMYPIFAYGSEEQRVRWLPQMAQGKVIGCFGLTEPHGGSDPANMKTHAKKDGDDWIINGAKMWITNGGLAHIAIVWARTDDGIQGFIVERGMKGFATRDIHRKMSLRASVTSELFFDNVRVPDANRLPNVKGLKGPLGCLTQARYGITWGPIGAAIACLTEASEYAKTRILFNKPIGATQAVQLKLADMARRITLAQLLVLQLGRLKDAGKMQPTQVSLAKWNNCRMAIDIAREARDILGAAGITTEFCPIRHGLNLESVITYEGTETVHQLVVGREITGINAF, encoded by the coding sequence ATGGCCGATTCCGGTCGCCTCAATCTCAATCCCGTCGACCTCTACGATATCCGTTCTATGCTCAGCGATGACGAACGCATGGTGCAGGATACCGTGGCGCGCTTCACCGACGAGCGGGTGTTGCCGATCATCGGCGATTGCTTCGACAAGGGCGTGTTCCCGCTCGATCTGATTCCCGAAATTGCCGAACTCGGTCTGCTCGGTTCGTCGTTGCCAAGCCAGTACGGCGGCGCGGAAATGAACGCGGTGAGTTACGGCCTGATTTGTCAGGAACTTGAGCGCGGCGATTCCGGCATCCGCAGCTTTGTTTCGGTGCAATCCTCGTTGTGCATGTATCCGATTTTTGCTTACGGCTCGGAAGAACAGCGTGTGCGCTGGTTGCCGCAGATGGCGCAGGGCAAGGTGATCGGTTGCTTCGGCCTGACCGAACCGCACGGTGGCTCCGATCCGGCGAACATGAAAACGCATGCGAAAAAAGACGGCGATGACTGGATCATCAACGGCGCCAAGATGTGGATTACCAACGGCGGCCTTGCGCACATCGCGATCGTCTGGGCGCGTACCGATGATGGCATTCAAGGCTTCATCGTCGAGCGCGGCATGAAGGGTTTTGCGACACGCGACATCCATCGCAAAATGTCGCTGCGTGCATCGGTCACGTCCGAACTTTTCTTCGACAACGTGCGTGTGCCAGACGCCAACCGCCTGCCCAATGTCAAAGGTTTGAAAGGCCCGCTCGGCTGTCTCACGCAGGCGCGTTACGGCATCACCTGGGGGCCGATCGGCGCGGCCATCGCCTGCCTCACCGAAGCATCGGAATATGCCAAAACGCGCATCCTGTTCAACAAGCCGATCGGTGCCACGCAAGCGGTGCAACTCAAACTCGCCGACATGGCGCGACGCATCACGCTCGCGCAATTGCTGGTGCTGCAACTTGGCCGTCTGAAAGATGCCGGCAAGATGCAGCCGACGCAGGTATCGCTGGCGAAGTGGAACAACTGTCGCATGGCGATCGACATCGCCCGCGAGGCACGCGATATTCTCGGTGCCGCCGGCATCACCACCGAATTCTGTCCGATCCGCCATGGCCTGAATCTCGAATCCGTGATCACTTACGAAGGCACTGAAACCGTGCATCAGCTTGTGGTCGGGCGCGAAATTACCGGTATCAATGCATTCTGA
- a CDS encoding polysaccharide deacetylase family protein — protein MRVPVLTYHGVNVAGDAYVGNDHVALAVDLRLISDAGLRIVPLSWVVQQLLGLAARDLDHCVALTCDDGSDYDYFDLDYPPHGRQRSFFNTLLDFRRERGFAAQPDLHLTSFVIASPAARREMDQRCLFGRDALRSNWWRSAQTSGLMSIENHSWDHNHPELSGNGPYGMPRGSFLDVNNHARADAEITAAARYIDGVIAPQRCSLFCYPFSHVSDYLRSDYLPNHQAEHGMLAAFGDGATPITFDSDRWNLPRYICGYHWKSPDELNDLLHAGT, from the coding sequence ATGCGTGTGCCCGTACTCACCTATCACGGCGTGAATGTTGCCGGTGATGCTTACGTCGGAAACGACCATGTCGCGCTTGCAGTCGACTTGCGTCTGATCAGCGATGCCGGCCTGCGCATCGTGCCGCTGAGCTGGGTCGTGCAGCAACTACTCGGACTTGCCGCACGCGATCTGGATCATTGTGTCGCTCTCACTTGCGACGATGGCAGCGACTACGATTATTTCGATCTCGATTATCCGCCGCACGGTCGGCAGCGCAGCTTCTTCAATACGCTGCTGGATTTCCGTCGCGAGCGCGGTTTCGCCGCGCAACCCGATCTGCATCTGACCAGCTTCGTAATCGCCTCGCCCGCTGCCCGCCGTGAAATGGATCAGCGCTGCCTGTTCGGGCGCGATGCGTTACGCAGCAACTGGTGGCGCTCGGCGCAGACGTCCGGGCTGATGTCGATCGAGAACCACAGCTGGGATCACAATCATCCGGAGCTCAGCGGCAACGGGCCGTATGGCATGCCGCGTGGATCGTTTCTCGACGTGAACAATCATGCCCGCGCCGATGCGGAAATTACCGCGGCGGCTCGCTACATCGATGGCGTGATCGCGCCGCAACGTTGCAGTCTGTTCTGTTATCCGTTCAGTCATGTCAGCGATTATCTGCGCAGCGATTATCTGCCGAATCATCAAGCCGAACACGGCATGCTCGCAGCATTCGGCGACGGCGCCACGCCGATTACTTTCGACAGCGATCGCTGGAATCTGCCGCGCTACATCTGCGGTTACCATTGGAAATCGCCGGACGAACTCAACGACTTGTTGCACGCGGGAACTTGA
- a CDS encoding 5'-nucleotidase, which yields MQPDNVSIALSSENTGDQASDDLSQKLIVAISSRALFDLSASHELFEREGLEAYARDQRQREDELLAPGIAFPLVQKLLRLNQLAPAMPRVEVILLSRNSSDTGLRIFNAIEHYGLEITRAAFTNGAPTHPYAQPFGANLFLSSNAEDVAQALHAGVAAATILPSKAPQTHSDQLRIAFDGDAVIFGDESERVSFEQGLEAFSRYENENAALPLPVGPFREFLIAMHRIQSAFPLEDSPIRTALVTARSAPAHKRVILTLREWGVRLDEALFLGGREKGPFLQAFGADIFFDDSHANVESARQHVATGHVPHGVRNNSSK from the coding sequence ATGCAACCTGATAACGTGTCGATTGCGCTGAGTAGCGAAAATACCGGCGATCAGGCGTCTGACGATTTGAGTCAGAAGCTGATCGTCGCGATTTCCTCGCGCGCGTTGTTCGACCTCAGCGCCAGCCATGAACTGTTCGAACGCGAGGGTCTGGAAGCTTACGCGCGCGATCAGCGTCAGCGCGAGGACGAATTGCTCGCGCCGGGCATTGCGTTTCCGCTCGTGCAAAAACTGCTGCGCCTGAACCAACTGGCCCCGGCCATGCCGCGCGTCGAAGTGATTCTGTTGTCGCGCAACTCCAGCGATACCGGCCTGCGCATCTTCAATGCGATCGAACATTATGGTCTGGAAATCACGCGCGCCGCGTTCACCAACGGTGCACCGACCCATCCGTACGCGCAGCCGTTTGGCGCGAATCTTTTCCTGTCCTCGAATGCCGAGGACGTGGCGCAGGCGCTGCATGCCGGCGTTGCTGCAGCGACCATCCTGCCGTCGAAAGCGCCGCAAACCCACTCCGATCAATTGCGTATCGCGTTCGATGGTGATGCAGTAATTTTTGGTGACGAGTCCGAGCGTGTTTCGTTCGAGCAAGGTCTCGAAGCGTTTAGCCGTTACGAAAACGAAAATGCCGCATTGCCGTTGCCGGTCGGGCCGTTTCGTGAATTCCTGATCGCGATGCATCGTATTCAGTCGGCGTTTCCGCTGGAAGATTCGCCGATCCGCACGGCGCTGGTCACGGCGCGTTCGGCGCCTGCGCACAAACGTGTGATCCTGACTTTACGTGAATGGGGGGTGCGACTGGACGAGGCACTGTTTCTCGGCGGTCGCGAAAAAGGTCCGTTCCTGCAGGCGTTCGGTGCGGATATTTTTTTCGACGATTCGCACGCCAACGTCGAATCCGCGCGCCAGCACGTCGCCACCGGACATGTGCCGCACGGCGTGCGCAACAACTCGTCGAAATGA
- a CDS encoding S8 family serine peptidase codes for MKSQQLSGGKILLAITMFMLASHVHAALSPLAQAKVHPRVLQAMLRHDAAIETLVQFTATANAALLDPNQSYLARRRAWVAMLQSTAQENQASLRAWLDSRHIEYRAFWITNTIWLRADATTLEALADRADVAALNPNPEFANRLPQQQQTVVSSESPDFVETVEWGVGKINAPSVWAAGITGQSVVIAGEDTGYRWDHNALKAKYRGWDGTTANHNYNWHDAIHVVNASCAADSPAPCDDNGHGTHTVGTMIGDDGAGNQTGVAPGARWIGCRNMDAGVGTPARYIECMQWMIAPTDSNGQNPQPDLAPDVISNSWGCDASEGCNTGQELVGAVNNVVAAGIFFAAAAGNDGSASSGGCATIFDAPAIYDSAFVVASSIQTETSANAISGFSSRGPVAGAARVLPDAAAPGSSVRSSYSTSVSTYATLSGTSMATPHVAGAAALLIATNPALKGHPDQVANLLRSTAVHINAGTQSCGGIAATTFPNPVQGSGRIDVYAAFKVAEKIFNDGFGSDVNN; via the coding sequence ATGAAATCACAGCAACTTTCTGGCGGAAAAATCCTGCTGGCGATCACGATGTTCATGCTGGCATCGCATGTCCACGCAGCACTCTCGCCACTCGCACAAGCCAAGGTGCATCCACGGGTTTTGCAAGCCATGCTGCGTCACGACGCAGCCATCGAAACACTGGTGCAATTTACTGCGACGGCGAATGCAGCATTGCTCGATCCGAATCAGAGTTACCTCGCGCGGCGACGTGCCTGGGTGGCGATGTTACAAAGTACAGCGCAGGAGAATCAGGCTTCTTTACGCGCGTGGCTGGACAGTCGGCACATTGAATATCGCGCGTTCTGGATTACCAATACGATCTGGTTACGCGCCGACGCAACCACGCTAGAAGCGCTGGCCGATCGTGCCGATGTGGCCGCGTTGAACCCGAATCCCGAGTTCGCCAATCGCCTGCCACAACAGCAGCAGACTGTCGTATCGTCCGAGTCACCGGACTTTGTCGAAACGGTTGAGTGGGGTGTCGGCAAGATCAACGCGCCATCGGTATGGGCGGCGGGCATTACCGGGCAGAGCGTGGTGATTGCGGGCGAAGACACCGGTTATCGCTGGGACCACAACGCGCTCAAGGCCAAATATCGTGGCTGGGATGGCACAACGGCAAACCACAACTACAACTGGCACGATGCCATTCATGTCGTCAACGCAAGCTGCGCAGCCGATTCGCCAGCACCGTGCGATGACAATGGTCACGGCACGCACACCGTCGGCACGATGATCGGCGACGATGGCGCGGGCAATCAAACGGGTGTTGCCCCGGGCGCACGATGGATCGGCTGCCGCAATATGGATGCCGGCGTCGGCACGCCAGCGCGCTATATCGAATGCATGCAATGGATGATCGCGCCGACCGATTCGAACGGGCAAAATCCGCAGCCGGATCTGGCGCCGGATGTGATCAGCAACTCGTGGGGATGCGACGCTTCGGAAGGCTGCAATACCGGCCAGGAACTGGTCGGTGCGGTCAACAATGTCGTCGCTGCCGGAATCTTTTTTGCCGCGGCGGCCGGCAACGATGGCAGTGCCAGCAGCGGCGGTTGTGCCACGATTTTCGATGCTCCAGCGATTTACGACAGCGCGTTCGTGGTGGCTTCCAGTATCCAGACAGAAACTTCGGCAAATGCGATTTCGGGCTTTTCCAGTCGCGGTCCGGTGGCGGGCGCGGCGCGTGTTTTGCCGGATGCGGCCGCACCCGGTTCCAGCGTGCGATCCTCCTACAGCACGTCGGTCAGCACGTATGCGACATTGAGCGGCACGAGCATGGCAACGCCGCACGTTGCTGGGGCCGCTGCGTTGCTGATCGCGACCAATCCGGCGTTGAAGGGCCATCCTGATCAGGTTGCAAACCTGCTGCGTTCGACTGCCGTGCATATCAATGCTGGAACGCAAAGTTGTGGCGGTATTGCAGCGACTACGTTCCCGAATCCGGTGCAAGGATCTGGCCGTATAGACGTTTATGCGGCTTTCAAGGTTGCCGAAAAGATTTTCAATGACGGCTTCGGTAGTGATGTCAACAATTGA
- a CDS encoding NAD kinase, whose translation MGLRVTDQRIAFVASNTEEAQAALLEMRRRYEDVPLAQASVIVALGGDGFMLRALHRNLEFGVPVYGMKLGAVGFLMNQYQPENLLARLENAQAAILRPLLMRTLTEAGTSMSSLAFNEVSLLRQTKQAAHIRVSLNGIVKLPELVCDGILVSTPAGSTAYNLSAHGPILPLDSNVLALTPISPFRPRRWRGAILRAETVVKFEVLDPYKRPVSATADSSEARDVVEITVRAAVDQNVTLLFDPEHNLEDRILNEQFEL comes from the coding sequence ATGGGACTGCGAGTGACCGATCAGCGTATCGCTTTTGTCGCCAGCAATACCGAGGAAGCGCAAGCGGCGCTGCTCGAAATGCGGCGACGTTATGAAGACGTGCCGCTGGCGCAGGCAAGCGTGATTGTTGCCCTCGGCGGCGATGGTTTCATGCTGCGCGCATTGCATCGCAACCTCGAATTCGGCGTGCCGGTGTACGGCATGAAACTCGGTGCGGTCGGTTTTTTGATGAACCAGTATCAGCCCGAAAACTTGCTGGCGCGCTTGGAAAATGCGCAGGCGGCAATTCTGCGGCCACTCTTGATGCGCACGCTTACTGAGGCCGGCACGAGCATGAGTTCGCTGGCGTTCAACGAGGTTTCGCTGTTGCGCCAGACCAAACAGGCGGCGCATATCCGAGTTTCGCTGAATGGCATCGTCAAGCTGCCCGAGCTGGTTTGCGATGGCATTCTGGTTTCGACACCCGCCGGCAGCACGGCTTACAATCTGTCTGCGCATGGCCCGATTCTGCCGCTGGATTCCAACGTTCTCGCACTGACACCGATCAGCCCGTTCCGCCCACGACGCTGGCGTGGTGCGATTCTGCGCGCCGAAACCGTAGTCAAATTCGAAGTGCTCGATCCGTACAAGCGTCCCGTCAGCGCCACCGCGGATTCGAGCGAAGCGCGCGACGTGGTCGAAATCACCGTGCGCGCCGCGGTCGATCAAAACGTGACGTTGCTGTTTGATCCCGAGCACAATCTCGAAGATCGCATTCTCAACGAACAGTTCGAGCTTTAG
- a CDS encoding NAD-glutamate dehydrogenase domain-containing protein has protein sequence MSTKSIDTTTSAMRVEVVLELLKTRLSAPRFAEAQIFVTQFFKRIPQEDVAARTPNDWAALVLGLLDFLRVRKTGQPSIRVFNPSMDEQGWTCPHTVIEIVTDDMPFLVDSVSMAITQAERSTHGVIHPLFAIERDPGGHVLALSAEGTGRGQLESVMHFEVDRSAEPETLVKLKNNALAALEDVRACVTDWKSIRDKMLAIVEDFGKRKPGIETAHPEEGQEFLRWLTQDHFTFLGYREYAVTKQGDDEVLCAVPGSGLGILRGAERSVAPRSVKTMAARHMPQSGASDAIILTKTNARSSVHRPGYMDYIGVLGFDGAGIAVTEQRFLGLYTSGAYAQAPWQVPLMRGKYEAVMARSGLRRDSHSGKSLRHIIETLPHDELFQSSEEELFDTAMGILALSERPRTRLFVRRDKYGRFFSCLVFIPRDRFSSDVRERIENLLKRTFHGERIDSAIQIGESALARLHLIIRPKPGDQPQYETADLEARIAQIVRNWHDDLRDQLVQKHGEEKGLKLANRYGRALPAGYIEEVTAHIAAADVETAASLSGSEDIRLSLYRSRKKGDALRFKLFRCGAPITLSDALPMMENMGLKILSEHPYEMLVGESRITIQDFEVQTALRQEIDLDQVRDAFQNAFERIWRGQAENDGFNRLILNAQMDWRQVSVLRSYCKYLLQTGVPFSQTYMEETLSSYPLIAGLLVELFEAKFDPQRENISKTALEYAKKRLTSELKTLLDPDVAKTTPAFVDSLLNLRSEPRQAQTETIVAAIKVLLDRVASLDEDRILRSYLGVINATLRTNYYQPTNGKPKEYISYKFDPARVPDLPKPKPYREIFVYAPRVEGVHLRFGPVARGGLRWSDRREDFRTEVLGLVKAQMVKNTVIVPVGSKGGFFVKRPPVGGDRDAQLAEGIACYRLFINGLLDITDNIVEGKIVHPQNVVRHDDDDPYLVVAADKGTATFSDIANAISAEHGYWLSDAFASGGSVGYDHKGMGITAKGGWESVKRHFRALGRDCQTEDFTCVGVGDMSGDVFGNGMLLSKHTRLLAAFDHRHIFLDPAPDAAKSFIERERMFKLPRSSWADYDASLISDGGGIYPRSAKTIPLSPQVRQALGIAADVSALPPNDLLRAILQAPIDLLWNGGIGTYVKAESETNADAGDRANNAIRLNGRELRCKIIGEGGNLGMTQRGRIEAALQAGVLLNTDFIDNSAGVDTSDHEVNIKILLNDAVARGELTLPARNVQLAAMTDEVERLVLLDNYRQNQAISLMERMSVSRIGAKQHFIRTLEAEGLLDRQIEFLPSDTEIAERRARGLGLTRPELAILLSYSKIVLFQQLLDSDVPEDAYLSKELRRYFPEPLQKKYAEHMERHRLKREIIATAVTNSMVNRMGATFVLRMGEDTGKTPAQVARAFNIAREVFDAREMWAGIEALDGKINDHAQIDALLVVWAALRNSTRWLLNHSEATLDIAAAVTRYHPGMRELRLHLAESITPRERSRFDADKQRWIESGFPDALAADFAVLRTPGSGLDIIHVAAEHDLKVERAAEVYFALGEALHLSWLMGKIEELPVESRWHAHARGSLRDELYTQHRALTAQVLEQGDDGNGDEIVDAWLNRDDPALKYTLGMFADMRTQVVTDYPIVSVAVRRLAQLVQAGARPV, from the coding sequence ATGAGCACAAAATCGATCGATACCACGACCTCCGCGATGCGCGTCGAGGTGGTACTTGAACTGCTGAAAACACGCCTGAGCGCGCCGCGTTTCGCTGAAGCGCAGATTTTTGTCACGCAGTTTTTCAAGCGCATCCCGCAGGAAGATGTCGCGGCACGCACGCCGAACGACTGGGCTGCGCTGGTGCTGGGTCTGCTGGATTTCTTGCGCGTGCGCAAGACCGGCCAGCCGAGTATCCGTGTATTCAATCCGAGCATGGACGAGCAAGGCTGGACTTGCCCGCATACCGTGATCGAAATCGTCACCGACGACATGCCGTTCCTGGTCGATTCGGTCAGCATGGCGATCACCCAGGCTGAGCGCAGCACGCATGGGGTGATCCATCCGCTGTTTGCGATCGAGCGTGATCCGGGCGGTCATGTGCTCGCGCTGTCGGCGGAAGGCACGGGCCGTGGCCAGCTCGAATCGGTGATGCATTTCGAGGTCGATCGCAGCGCCGAACCCGAGACGTTGGTCAAGCTCAAGAACAACGCATTGGCCGCGCTCGAAGATGTGCGCGCGTGTGTGACCGATTGGAAATCGATCCGCGACAAGATGCTCGCGATCGTCGAGGATTTCGGCAAGCGCAAACCCGGCATCGAAACGGCGCATCCCGAAGAAGGCCAGGAATTTTTGCGCTGGCTCACGCAGGATCATTTCACTTTTCTCGGTTACCGCGAATATGCGGTGACCAAACAGGGCGACGACGAGGTTTTATGCGCGGTGCCGGGTTCCGGTCTCGGTATTCTGCGCGGCGCCGAACGTTCGGTGGCACCGCGTTCGGTCAAGACCATGGCCGCGCGACACATGCCGCAATCCGGTGCATCGGACGCGATCATCCTGACCAAGACCAACGCGCGTTCCAGCGTGCATCGCCCGGGCTACATGGACTACATCGGCGTGCTCGGTTTTGATGGCGCTGGCATTGCCGTGACCGAGCAGCGTTTCCTCGGCCTTTACACGTCTGGCGCGTATGCGCAGGCGCCGTGGCAGGTGCCATTGATGCGTGGCAAATACGAGGCGGTGATGGCGCGTTCGGGCCTGCGTCGCGATTCGCATTCGGGCAAGTCGCTGCGCCACATCATCGAAACCTTGCCGCACGACGAACTGTTCCAGTCCAGCGAAGAAGAATTGTTCGACACCGCGATGGGAATCCTCGCGTTGTCCGAGCGACCACGCACGCGATTATTCGTGCGTCGCGACAAGTACGGACGGTTTTTCTCGTGTCTGGTATTCATCCCGCGTGACCGTTTTTCGAGTGATGTGCGCGAGCGTATCGAAAATCTGCTGAAGCGCACCTTCCACGGCGAACGCATCGATTCGGCGATCCAGATCGGCGAGTCCGCACTCGCACGCTTGCACCTGATCATCCGCCCGAAACCAGGCGATCAGCCGCAATATGAAACCGCCGACCTCGAAGCGCGCATCGCGCAAATCGTGCGCAATTGGCACGACGATCTGCGCGATCAGCTTGTGCAAAAACATGGCGAAGAAAAAGGCCTGAAACTCGCCAATCGTTATGGCCGCGCGTTGCCCGCGGGTTACATCGAGGAAGTCACCGCGCATATCGCCGCCGCTGATGTCGAGACCGCCGCGAGTCTTTCCGGCAGCGAGGATATTCGTCTGTCGTTGTATCGCTCGCGCAAGAAAGGCGATGCGCTGCGCTTCAAGTTGTTCCGCTGCGGCGCGCCGATCACATTGTCGGATGCGCTGCCGATGATGGAAAACATGGGCCTGAAAATCCTCTCCGAACATCCGTACGAAATGCTCGTCGGCGAGTCGCGCATCACCATCCAGGATTTCGAAGTGCAGACCGCGTTGCGTCAGGAGATTGATCTCGACCAAGTGCGCGATGCATTCCAGAATGCGTTCGAAAGAATCTGGCGCGGCCAAGCCGAGAACGACGGTTTCAATCGCCTGATCCTCAATGCGCAAATGGATTGGCGTCAGGTGTCGGTGTTGCGCAGCTATTGCAAATATCTGCTGCAAACCGGTGTGCCGTTCTCGCAAACCTATATGGAAGAAACGCTGTCGAGTTATCCGCTGATTGCCGGATTGCTGGTGGAGTTGTTCGAGGCGAAGTTCGACCCGCAGCGCGAAAACATCAGCAAGACCGCGCTCGAGTATGCGAAAAAGCGCCTAACCAGCGAGCTCAAGACGCTGCTCGATCCCGACGTTGCCAAGACCACGCCGGCGTTTGTCGATTCGCTGCTGAACCTGCGCAGCGAACCGCGTCAGGCGCAGACCGAAACCATCGTCGCCGCGATCAAGGTATTGCTCGATCGTGTCGCCAGCCTCGATGAAGATCGCATCCTGCGCAGTTATCTCGGCGTCATCAACGCCACCTTGCGCACCAATTATTATCAGCCGACGAACGGCAAGCCGAAGGAATACATCAGCTACAAGTTCGATCCGGCGCGTGTGCCGGATTTGCCGAAACCCAAACCGTATCGCGAAATTTTTGTCTATGCGCCGCGTGTTGAGGGTGTGCATCTGCGCTTCGGCCCGGTCGCGCGCGGCGGCTTGCGCTGGTCGGATCGGCGCGAGGATTTCCGCACCGAAGTGCTCGGTCTGGTCAAGGCGCAGATGGTAAAGAACACGGTCATCGTGCCGGTCGGATCGAAGGGCGGATTTTTCGTCAAACGTCCGCCGGTCGGCGGCGATCGTGATGCGCAACTGGCCGAAGGCATCGCCTGCTATCGCCTGTTCATCAACGGCCTGCTCGACATCACCGACAACATCGTCGAAGGCAAGATCGTGCATCCGCAGAATGTCGTACGCCACGACGATGACGATCCGTATCTGGTCGTCGCCGCTGACAAGGGCACCGCGACGTTTTCGGATATCGCCAACGCGATTTCCGCTGAACACGGTTACTGGCTCAGCGATGCGTTTGCCTCGGGTGGCTCGGTCGGTTACGACCACAAGGGCATGGGCATCACCGCGAAAGGCGGCTGGGAATCGGTCAAGCGCCACTTCCGCGCGCTCGGTCGCGATTGCCAGACCGAAGATTTTACTTGCGTCGGGGTCGGCGACATGTCCGGCGATGTGTTCGGCAACGGCATGCTGTTGTCGAAACATACACGCCTGCTCGCGGCGTTCGATCACCGCCATATTTTTCTCGATCCGGCTCCCGATGCGGCAAAATCCTTCATCGAGCGTGAGCGCATGTTCAAGCTGCCGCGATCGAGCTGGGCCGATTACGATGCGTCACTGATTTCCGACGGCGGCGGCATTTATCCGCGCAGCGCCAAGACCATTCCGCTCTCGCCGCAAGTGCGGCAAGCACTGGGCATCGCCGCCGATGTGTCGGCGTTGCCGCCGAACGATTTGTTGCGTGCGATTTTGCAGGCGCCGATCGATCTGTTGTGGAACGGCGGCATCGGCACCTACGTCAAGGCCGAGAGTGAAACCAACGCCGATGCCGGTGATCGCGCGAATAATGCGATCCGCTTGAACGGTCGCGAACTGCGCTGCAAGATCATAGGCGAAGGCGGCAATCTCGGCATGACTCAACGCGGTCGCATCGAGGCTGCGCTGCAGGCCGGCGTACTGCTCAACACCGACTTCATCGACAACTCGGCCGGCGTCGATACCTCGGATCACGAGGTCAACATCAAGATCCTGCTCAACGACGCCGTGGCGCGCGGTGAGCTGACTTTGCCGGCGCGCAACGTGCAACTCGCGGCGATGACCGACGAAGTCGAACGCCTGGTGTTGCTCGACAACTATCGCCAGAACCAGGCGATCAGCCTGATGGAGCGCATGTCGGTTTCGCGCATCGGTGCGAAGCAGCATTTCATACGCACGTTGGAGGCCGAAGGTCTGCTCGATCGGCAAATCGAATTCCTGCCGAGCGATACCGAAATCGCCGAACGGCGTGCGCGTGGACTCGGTTTGACGCGCCCGGAACTGGCGATTCTGCTGTCGTATTCGAAGATTGTACTGTTCCAGCAATTGCTGGATTCCGATGTGCCGGAAGATGCATATCTGTCGAAGGAATTACGCCGCTATTTCCCGGAGCCACTGCAGAAAAAGTACGCCGAGCACATGGAGCGGCATCGCCTGAAGCGCGAGATCATCGCCACCGCGGTGACCAATTCGATGGTCAATCGCATGGGTGCGACGTTTGTGCTGCGCATGGGCGAAGACACCGGCAAGACGCCAGCGCAAGTGGCGCGCGCGTTCAATATTGCGCGTGAAGTATTCGATGCGCGCGAGATGTGGGCCGGCATCGAGGCACTCGATGGCAAGATCAACGATCATGCGCAGATCGATGCGCTGCTGGTGGTCTGGGCGGCCCTGCGCAACTCGACGCGCTGGTTGCTCAATCATTCCGAAGCGACACTCGATATCGCCGCGGCGGTGACACGCTACCATCCGGGTATGCGCGAATTGCGCCTGCATTTGGCCGAGTCGATTACGCCACGTGAGCGCAGCCGTTTTGATGCTGACAAACAACGCTGGATCGAGTCGGGATTTCCCGATGCGCTGGCTGCCGATTTCGCCGTGCTGCGCACGCCGGGATCGGGTCTGGACATCATCCATGTCGCCGCCGAGCATGACCTCAAAGTCGAGCGCGCCGCAGAAGTATACTTTGCGTTGGGCGAGGCGCTGCACTTGTCGTGGCTCATGGGCAAGATCGAGGAGTTGCCGGTCGAGTCGCGTTGGCACGCGCATGCACGCGGTTCGCTACGCGACGAACTTTACACCCAGCATCGCGCCTTGACCGCGCAGGTGCTGGAGCAGGGCGATGACGGCAATGGCGATGAAATCGTCGACGCCTGGCTCAACCGCGATGATCCTGCGCTCAAATACACGCTCGGCATGTTCGCCGACATGCGCACGCAAGTGGTGACGGATTACCCGATCGTATCGGTGGCGGTGCGCCGCCTCGCGCAGCTCGTGCAGGCCGGCGCACGCCCGGTCTGA